From a region of the Myroides sp. JBRI-B21084 genome:
- a CDS encoding peptide-N-glycosidase F-related protein has protein sequence MRKNYFIACLVTFLTFFSVYSQTNQLKIFDKIVFYNGYAATSTLPTPTGVVRLANAKYAKKIEASDLSQVLNTLSLNVTINALCDNYDRIGGAFLTFVPTGDPVTSANKKTIEIGRFITPFMNKNVAPNEVAYNFDLNHLVGVFKDPTFLQNNDIWVEFFLFGVPTAAQTQIAGCAGREDVFEGTLVFESTSGTNPTMTFTPKPLWNKIEINKTTKTDVWGTAARVVYFNNSDQLNNAYVHLITSAHGAGQGGEEYVRRDHNVSFDNNLLLTYKPGGLSCEPFRQYNTQANGIYGSSPKTASWWASWNNWCPGDKIPNRLIPLGNVAPGNHFLKVDIPTGVFPNNDDKVVMSAFIYSEDNVALNNKDFEIIDYSIYPNPTSDFINVEASMSVKQLSIYDMNGKKLVNSNTTKINVENLSNQMYMLHITLENGKTLVEKIVKK, from the coding sequence ATGAGAAAAAATTATTTTATAGCTTGTTTAGTTACTTTTTTGACTTTTTTTAGTGTTTATTCGCAAACAAATCAATTAAAGATTTTTGATAAAATTGTGTTTTACAACGGATATGCGGCAACAAGTACCCTTCCAACTCCAACAGGTGTTGTACGTTTAGCAAATGCAAAGTATGCAAAAAAAATAGAGGCTTCTGATTTATCACAAGTATTAAATACTTTATCATTAAACGTTACTATAAATGCATTGTGCGATAATTATGATCGTATTGGTGGTGCATTTTTAACTTTTGTTCCAACTGGTGATCCGGTTACATCGGCAAATAAAAAAACAATAGAAATAGGTAGATTTATAACGCCTTTTATGAACAAAAACGTGGCGCCAAATGAAGTTGCTTATAATTTTGATTTAAATCATTTAGTTGGTGTATTTAAAGATCCTACTTTTTTACAAAACAATGATATTTGGGTAGAATTCTTTTTGTTTGGTGTACCAACTGCTGCTCAAACTCAAATTGCTGGTTGTGCAGGTAGAGAAGATGTTTTTGAAGGAACTTTAGTTTTTGAATCTACTTCTGGAACAAATCCAACAATGACTTTTACACCAAAACCATTATGGAACAAAATTGAAATTAACAAAACAACAAAAACCGATGTTTGGGGAACTGCAGCCCGTGTAGTTTATTTTAATAACAGTGACCAATTAAATAATGCATATGTACATTTAATTACATCGGCTCATGGTGCTGGTCAAGGTGGTGAAGAGTATGTTCGTAGAGACCATAACGTATCTTTTGATAACAATTTGTTATTAACGTATAAACCGGGTGGTTTAAGTTGTGAACCTTTCCGTCAGTACAATACTCAAGCTAATGGTATTTATGGTTCATCACCGAAAACAGCAAGTTGGTGGGCAAGTTGGAATAATTGGTGTCCAGGCGATAAAATTCCAAATAGATTAATTCCTTTAGGTAATGTTGCACCAGGTAACCATTTTTTAAAAGTTGATATTCCTACAGGTGTTTTTCCTAATAACGACGATAAAGTTGTTATGTCGGCTTTTATTTATTCTGAAGATAATGTCGCTTTAAATAATAAAGATTTTGAAATAATTGATTACAGTATTTATCCAAATCCAACATCAGATTTTATTAATGTTGAAGCTAGTATGTCTGTAAAACAATTATCTATTTACGATATGAATGGAAAAAAATTAGTTAATTCTAATACAACAAAAATAAATGTAGAAAATTTATCTAACCAAATGTATATGTTACATATAACGCTTGAAAATGGTAAAACGTTGGTAGAAAAAATTGTAAAAAAATAA
- a CDS encoding TonB-dependent receptor: MKKTLLIVSILSASMAFSQNKFNVSGKITQVTNNKPIALTSVSFYLDNSETITQTDELGNYNLSIESGTHQLTLYVEGFQYITQKIDVNQNTILNFSLKTDAQALDEIVINTTNKINIRKPEMSVNKLTAAEIKKAPVVLGETDVLKTILLLPGVANAGEGTSGFNVRGGGSDQNLLLLDQTSVYSSSHLYGFFSVFNNDAISNIKLYKGGIPARYGGRTSSVLEINQKSGDFKNFKTTGGLGILSSRLLVEGPIIKDKLSYLFAGRASYAHLFLKFTDIKSTAYFYDLNTKWSYLLNNKNQLYFTGYFGRDIFKFNDNFDNNFGNTVANLTWNSNYNSDINGETSFRFSDYYYGLTLNFIGFNWKSGIKNFDFNYKINHDVNEKLSLKYGLSSLYYNFNPGLIEPNSIDSEINRYQIPHKFAWENAVFLEAEHELNKHLIVNYGLRYSNFKRLGQESINIYQNSNPVDYNEQTETYEKAVPIATKFYNKNKTISTFNNFEPRLAVSLLLNDEQSVKFSYNRMSQYVHLISNTTAATPLDIWEPSGPYIKPQIVDQYAVGYFKNFKENEYSLEIESYFKLGKNRLDYIDGADLIGNRAIEQVLLTGKTEAYGLEFLLRKNTGKLSGWLAYTIAKSLQQTPGRNANEKGINNSEWYRTAHDRLHDLSVVANYEFTKKWSFNAAFVLQSGRPVTYPDGKYEFLGFQVPNYNKRNNYSMPAFHHLDISATYTPTKNENRKWQSEWVFGVYNVYNRKNAASISFRTVEGSDNLTETTKLSIFGIVPSITYNFKF; the protein is encoded by the coding sequence ATGAAAAAAACCTTATTAATTGTAAGTATTTTAAGTGCTTCAATGGCATTTTCTCAAAATAAATTTAATGTATCTGGTAAAATTACACAAGTTACTAATAATAAACCAATTGCTTTAACATCAGTTAGTTTTTACTTAGATAATTCAGAAACAATTACCCAAACCGATGAACTTGGTAACTATAATTTAAGTATTGAAAGTGGCACACATCAACTTACTTTATATGTAGAAGGTTTTCAATACATTACTCAAAAAATTGATGTAAATCAAAACACTATTCTTAATTTTAGTTTAAAGACCGATGCGCAAGCTTTAGACGAAATTGTTATTAATACTACCAATAAAATTAACATTCGAAAACCCGAAATGAGTGTTAACAAGCTAACCGCAGCTGAAATAAAAAAAGCGCCCGTAGTTTTAGGTGAAACCGATGTTTTAAAAACCATATTATTACTACCAGGTGTTGCTAATGCTGGTGAAGGTACATCGGGGTTTAATGTTCGTGGAGGTGGATCTGATCAAAATTTGCTGCTTTTAGATCAAACTTCGGTTTATAGTTCTTCACATTTATATGGCTTTTTTTCTGTTTTTAATAACGATGCCATAAGTAATATAAAATTGTATAAAGGCGGTATACCTGCACGTTATGGCGGAAGGACATCGTCGGTTTTAGAAATTAACCAAAAAAGTGGCGATTTTAAAAATTTTAAAACAACTGGTGGCTTAGGTATTTTATCTAGTAGATTATTGGTAGAAGGTCCTATAATTAAAGATAAATTATCATACTTATTTGCTGGCAGAGCTTCGTATGCGCACTTATTTTTAAAATTTACCGATATAAAAAGTACTGCTTATTTTTATGATTTAAACACTAAATGGAGCTATTTACTTAATAACAAAAATCAATTGTATTTTACAGGTTATTTTGGAAGAGATATTTTTAAATTCAACGATAATTTTGACAACAATTTTGGTAACACCGTTGCTAATTTAACTTGGAACAGTAATTATAATTCTGATATAAACGGTGAAACTTCATTTCGTTTTTCTGATTATTATTACGGATTAACCTTAAATTTTATTGGTTTTAATTGGAAATCAGGTATTAAAAATTTCGATTTTAATTATAAAATCAATCACGATGTTAACGAAAAACTTTCGTTAAAATATGGTTTAAGTAGTTTATACTACAATTTTAACCCCGGTTTAATTGAACCAAATTCTATTGATTCTGAAATAAACCGTTACCAAATTCCTCACAAATTTGCATGGGAAAACGCCGTTTTTTTAGAAGCCGAACATGAATTAAACAAACATTTAATAGTAAACTACGGCTTGCGATATAGCAATTTTAAACGCTTAGGACAAGAATCTATAAACATTTACCAAAACAGCAACCCCGTTGATTATAATGAGCAAACCGAAACTTATGAAAAAGCTGTACCTATAGCCACTAAATTTTATAACAAAAACAAAACAATTAGTACGTTTAATAATTTTGAACCTCGTTTAGCTGTGTCTTTACTTTTAAACGATGAGCAATCTGTAAAGTTTAGTTACAATCGTATGTCACAATACGTACATCTAATTTCTAACACAACTGCTGCTACTCCACTTGATATTTGGGAACCAAGTGGTCCATACATTAAACCACAAATAGTTGACCAATATGCGGTTGGGTATTTTAAAAATTTTAAGGAGAATGAATATTCGTTAGAAATTGAATCGTACTTTAAATTAGGAAAAAATAGATTAGATTATATTGATGGTGCCGACTTAATAGGTAACCGTGCAATTGAACAAGTGTTATTAACAGGTAAAACTGAAGCTTATGGTTTAGAATTTTTACTGCGAAAAAACACGGGTAAATTAAGCGGTTGGCTTGCATATACCATTGCAAAAAGTTTGCAGCAAACACCTGGTAGAAATGCAAATGAAAAAGGTATAAACAACAGCGAATGGTACCGCACAGCGCACGATCGTTTACATGATTTATCGGTTGTTGCAAATTATGAATTTACAAAAAAATGGAGCTTTAATGCTGCTTTTGTATTACAATCAGGACGCCCCGTAACTTATCCAGACGGCAAATATGAATTTTTAGGTTTTCAAGTTCCAAACTATAACAAACGTAATAATTACAGCATGCCTGCTTTTCATCATTTAGATATTTCGGCAACTTATACACCTACTAAAAACGAAAATAGAAAATGGCAAAGCGAATGGGTCTTTGGTGTTTATAACGTGTACAATCGTAAAAATGCTGCTTCAATTAGCTTTAGAACTGTTGAGGGTTCAGATAATTTAACCGAAACAACCAAACTATCTATCTTTGGTATTGTTCCAAGCATTACTTACAATTTTAAATTTTAG
- a CDS encoding DUF4249 family protein translates to MKKILYLFSVICSLLLISCEEEIVLNFDQNKPRLVIEGNIFVGEPTLNKITLSTTTDFYDSVFPKINNATVQITDLSTNIVYNFLNNNNGDFINNNFNPQVGKSYQLTVVYNNETYTATSTLLTSPEIISVDQKNDGGFTGDSYEINFNFKDNPNEENFYLVQIISPVDKTYAVFNDQFSNGNVMSDLYFYEKTDLQPGDQLTHYITSINKQYYNYLSKLISISGESGNPFASPVGTIKGNIINQNNQQNFALGYFHISKRNQYNYTIK, encoded by the coding sequence ATGAAAAAAATACTTTATTTATTTAGTGTAATTTGTAGTTTATTATTGATTAGTTGCGAAGAAGAAATTGTACTTAATTTCGATCAAAATAAGCCTAGACTAGTAATAGAAGGTAATATTTTTGTAGGCGAACCTACTTTGAACAAAATTACATTATCAACAACAACTGATTTTTACGATAGTGTTTTTCCTAAAATAAATAACGCTACTGTTCAAATCACCGACCTTAGTACAAACATTGTATATAATTTTTTAAACAACAACAATGGCGATTTTATTAATAATAATTTTAATCCACAAGTAGGAAAATCCTATCAATTAACTGTAGTTTATAATAACGAAACATACACAGCTACATCTACTTTATTGACTTCACCAGAAATTATAAGTGTTGACCAAAAAAACGATGGTGGTTTTACAGGTGATTCCTATGAAATAAACTTTAATTTTAAAGACAATCCAAACGAAGAAAATTTCTACTTGGTACAAATAATTTCTCCTGTTGATAAAACCTATGCAGTTTTCAACGATCAATTTTCAAATGGAAATGTTATGAGTGATTTGTATTTTTATGAGAAAACAGATTTACAGCCTGGTGATCAATTAACACATTACATAACATCTATTAACAAACAGTATTACAATTATTTATCAAAATTAATTTCAATTTCAGGCGAATCAGGCAATCCGTTTGCTAGTCCTGTTGGTACTATAAAAGGCAATATTATCAATCAAAATAATCAACAAAATTTTGCGTTAGGATACTTTCATATTTCAAAGCGTAACCAGTACAACTACACTATAAAATAG